The Mycolicibacterium fluoranthenivorans genome segment GCCGGTGCTGCCCTTGATCATCGGCGTGATCCTCGGTCCGCGCATCGAGCGCCAGCTGCGCCAGAGTCTGCAGTTGGGCAGCGGCGACTGGGGCAGCCTGTTCACCGAGCCGGTCGCGATCGCCACTTATGTGCTCATGGCGATCCTGCTGCTCATGCCGCTGGTCCTGCGGTTGATGCATCGCAGCGAGGAAACCCTGTTGATCGTCGAGGATGACGCCGATCAGCAGCAGAAGGCTCTCAAGGAAGGCTCGGCGTCATGATCGTCGTCGGATACACCGCGGACCAGTTCGGTCGTGCCGCAGTGGAACACGCGGTCATCGAGGCTCGATTGCGCAACACCACGCTGCGGGTGATCAACGCGACCAAGGGTGATGCGCTCGCCGACCCCCAGTTCGCGCAGTCCGGTGCGTTGCAGGACCTTCGGGACCAACTCGAGGCGTCCGGTGTGCTCTTCGAAGTGTCCCAACCGGTGGGTGTCGACCCGGCCGAGGAACTGCTCGACGCGATGGACAGCCCGGATGCCGACCTGTTGGTGATCGGCATCCGGCACCGCAACCCGGTCGGAAAGCTGTTGTTGGGCAGCGTGTCCCAGCAGCTACTTCTGGAATGCCGCAAACCGGTGTTGGCCGTGAAGCCCGAGGATTCCTGAACTACTCGTCCAGGATGTGTTCGGGGTGGTGGTAGAGGTTGGTGCGGGCTTGGCCGGTGTCCAGTAGCGGTGGGGGGATCCATTCGACGGACCCGTCGGCGCGGATGACGGTGGTCCAGCCGCCGTCTGTGACCAGACGGTTGTGCGGGCCGCAGGCCAGCACCAGTTCGTCGATATCGGTGTGGCCGCCGTGCGCGAAATCCTGCACCGCGTGGTGGGTTTGGCAGCCATAGGCCGGGACCCGGCAGCCGGGGAAGGTGCAGCCCCGATCCCGGTAGGTGAGCACCAGACGCTGATCCACACTGGCGCAGCGTCGGGTCCGCCCGAAATACAGCGGCCGCCCGGTCACCTCATCGAACACCGCCAGACACAGCAAGGAGTGCGAGGCCAAACGGATGACCTCACGCATCGGCACCCGACTACCGGCCGCGGTCACCGCATGCCCGATCGCCTCGTCGAAGTCGGTGACGGTAGCACCGAGCACCACCGTGACCGGCAACCCGTTGTGCTCACCCAACTCACCCGACGCCAGGGCGTAGCGGGCGAGGGTGATCAACGCATCATGCTGACGCTGCCCCAGGCTGCGGGTGTCGGCGTCGATCGCCTCCTGCGACGGCGTGCCCTTGGTACACGGCCTCTGGTCGGCGGGGTTACACATCCCCGGCCCGGCGAGCTTGCCCAGCACCGGTTCCAGATACGCCCGGCCCTGCGCGGTCACGGTGCCATGAAAGTCACTGGTCCCGTCGGGGCGCTGCGGACCCAGCACGAACGTGCGGCGCTCCTCGGCCCGCTCGGCGTCCTCGTCAGCATTCGGGTCGGGCCCGTCCGGATCCAGCACCGCCAGCAGATGCTTGGCCAGCCGGCGCAGGGTGTCTGGATCATGGGCGCTGGCGTACCCGGCCAGCCGGGCCTCGGCATCGGCACGGGTCGGCTCATCCACCCGAAACGGAATCTTGCGCATCGTCGTGGTGATGATGCGGACATGCTCGCCGGTGATCTCCCCACGCGCCTGCGCAGCCGAGGTACCCGGATACACCGGCGCCAACCGCTCACCGGTCACCGTCCGCCGCGGCGCCAGCAGTTCCCCCTCGGTCAGACGGCGCCCAGCCTCCGTCGGGGACAGCCGCAACCGGATCCCCAACGCATCCTTCCAACTACGGGCACCTAGGTCGGCGGGGCTGGTTTGGGCTTTCACCGCCGCCATCACCCGATGCTGGATCGCCGGAATCTGCCGGTGCACCTGCTCCAGCGCTGTCTGGATGTCGAGGAGTTCGGTGACCGAGGCATCGTCGAAGACCGTGCCCGACAGCTTGTCGAGCACCGCCTCCAGATCGACCACACCCTCCATGACTCGAACACTAGTACGAACCACCGACACGATCAGACGTTATCCACAGCCCAACAAACCATCCACAGATCCCGAAAGACCTCTTGACAGAACAGAATTCGAGGACTTCGCACACAAAGAGCGCGGCCACCGCGGGCCCTTTCAGGGTTCATGTGCCGTGCTGCCCCGAAGTGACCGCGATCTCTGGCATCCTGAAGCCATGACCGATCAGCCGCCCTATGGTGTCGACCCGGGCAGCATCCCGCCGCCCCCGCCCGGAGCGGGCCCCTACCCACCGCCGTATCCACCCCCGGCCTACCCGGGTGCGTACTACGACCCGGCCGCGCCGTACGGCCGGCACCCGCTCACCGGCGAGCCCTTCTCGGACAAATCAAAGGTGGTGGCCGGCCTGCTGCAGCTCCTCGGGCTGTTCGGCCTGGTCGGTATCGGCCGCATGTACCTGGGTTACACGGGCCTGGGCATCGCCCAGCTGCTGGTCGGGCTCGTCACCTGCGGCTTGGGCGCGGTGATCTGGGGCATCGTCGACGCCATCCTCCTGCTCACCGACAAGGTCCGCGACCCGCAGGGCCGCCCGCTGCGCGATGGCACTTAAGACCGCCCAGTACAGCGCGATCGGCACCGGCGCGGTGCTGGCCGGAAGTCTGCTGTATATCGGTCTGGCCGACCCGCACCGGCCGGGGTTCCTGTTTCCCGGCTGCCCGTTCAGGATGCTGACCGGCCTCAACTGTCCGGCCTGTGGCGGGCTGCGGATGACCCACGATCTGTTGACCGGCAATGTCGGCGCTGCGGTCGTGGACAACGTCTTCCTGCTCGTCGGGCTACCGATATTGCTCACCTGGCTGGTGGTGCGGTGGCGCCGCGGCCAGAAGTTGATGCCCACCGCGGCCACGGTGACGGTGGTCGCCGCCGCCGCACTCTGGACGGTCGTGCGTAACTGGCCGGGGTTCCCGCTGGTCCCCACGTTTATCGGTGTGTAGACAGGTGTCTGCGCTGATACACTGACATTTCGGGCCGACGCAGTCCCTCGACAACTTCTCGAAGACTGCGAGGTAGTCAGTTGCTGTTCTCGGCACTTCCCAAAGCACAGGGTCTGTACGACCCGGACAACGAGTCCGATTCGTGTGGCGTCGCCATGATCGCCGACATTCGCGGACGTCGTACCCACGGCATCGTCTCCGACGGCCTGACAGCTTTGGAACATCTCGAACACCGCGGCGCGGCCGGTGCCGAGCCCAACAGCGGTGACGGTGCCGGCATCCTGCTGCAGCTGCCGGTGGAACTGCTCGGCGCGGTGGTCGATTTCGCGTTACCCGCACCGAACGCGAACGGTGAGAACACCTTCGCCGCCGGTATCTGCTTCCTGCCGCAGGATCCGGTCGAGCGCACGGCCGCCCGCGACCGCATCGAGACCCTCGCCGCCGAGGAAGGCCTGGAAGTGCTCGGCTGGCGCGACGTTCCGGTCGATCCGGCCGGTGCCGATGTCGGCACCACAGCGGTCAGCTGCATGCCGTACATGTCGCAGCTGTTCGTCGCGGCACCTGAGCGTGCCGGCACCCGGCTAGGCGGCCTGGACCTGGACCGGCGGGTCTACCCGCTGCGCAAGCGCGCCGAGGCGGGGGACGTCTACTTCCCGTCGCTGTCCAGCCGCACCATGGCCTACAAGGGCATGCTCACCACCATGCAGCTGCCGCAGTTCTTTCCGGACCTGCGCGACGAACGGTGCACCAGTGCCATCGCCATCGTGCACAGCCGCTTCTCCACCAACACCTTCCCGTCCTGGCCCCTGGCGCACCCGTTCCGATTCGTCGCCCACAACGGCGAGATCAACACCGTCCGCGGCAACCGGAACCGCATGCACGCCCGCGAGGCCAAACTCGCCAGCGCCCTCATTCCCGGTGACCTGAGCCGGCTTTCGCCCATCTGCTCCCGCGACGGTTCGGACTCCGCGTCATTCGACCAGGTGCTCGAGCTGCTGCACCTGGGCGGGCGCAGCCTGCCGCACGCGGTGCTGATGATGATCCCCGAGGCGTGGGAGAACAACACCACGATGAGCCCGCAGCGCCGGGCCTTCTGGCAGTTCCACGCGTCGCTGATGGAGCCATGGGACGGTCCGGCCTGTGTCACGTTCACCGACGGCACCGTCGTCGGTGCGGTACTGGATCGCAACGGATTACGGCCCGGGCGCTGGTGGCGGACCATGGACGATCGCATCATCCTGGCCAGTGAGAGCGGTGTGCTCGACATCCCCAGCGGTGAAGTGGTGGCCAAGGGACGCCTCGAGCCCGGCAAGATGTTCCTGATCGACACGGCGGCCGGCCGCATCGTGTCCGATGACGAGATCAAGGATCAGATGGCCTCAGCCGAGGCGTACGGCGAGTGGTTGCATTCCGGTCTGCTCGATCTGAGCACCCTGCCCGATCGCGTTCGGGTGCAACCGAATCACGAGTCTGTGGTACGCCGTCAGGTGTCCTTCGGGTACACCGAGGAAGAGTTGCGCATCCTGCTCACCCCGATGGCGGCCTCCGGCGGTGAACCACTCGGCTCGATGGGTACCGATACCCCGACCGCGGTGCTCTCACAGCGGTCCCGGTTGCTCTACGACTACTTCGTGGAACTGTTCGCGCAGGTCACCAACCCGCCGCTGGATGCCATTCGGGAGGCGGTCGTCACGTCCATGGGACGGGTCATGGGTCCCGAGCAGAACCTGCTGGAGCCGAGCGCGGCCTCGGTGCGCCAGATCATGCTGGGCTGGCCGGTGCTCGACAACGACGAGCTCAACAAGATCGTGCACATCAACGACGACGGTGAACATCCTGGCCTGCGGACCGCGGTGCTGCGCGCCCTCTACGACGTCGAACGCGGTGGCGAGGGCCTAGCCGAGGCGCTGGAGGACCTGCGCGCCCGGGCT includes the following:
- a CDS encoding universal stress protein; this encodes MIVVGYTADQFGRAAVEHAVIEARLRNTTLRVINATKGDALADPQFAQSGALQDLRDQLEASGVLFEVSQPVGVDPAEELLDAMDSPDADLLVIGIRHRNPVGKLLLGSVSQQLLLECRKPVLAVKPEDS
- a CDS encoding HNH endonuclease signature motif containing protein, which produces MEGVVDLEAVLDKLSGTVFDDASVTELLDIQTALEQVHRQIPAIQHRVMAAVKAQTSPADLGARSWKDALGIRLRLSPTEAGRRLTEGELLAPRRTVTGERLAPVYPGTSAAQARGEITGEHVRIITTTMRKIPFRVDEPTRADAEARLAGYASAHDPDTLRRLAKHLLAVLDPDGPDPNADEDAERAEERRTFVLGPQRPDGTSDFHGTVTAQGRAYLEPVLGKLAGPGMCNPADQRPCTKGTPSQEAIDADTRSLGQRQHDALITLARYALASGELGEHNGLPVTVVLGATVTDFDEAIGHAVTAAGSRVPMREVIRLASHSLLCLAVFDEVTGRPLYFGRTRRCASVDQRLVLTYRDRGCTFPGCRVPAYGCQTHHAVQDFAHGGHTDIDELVLACGPHNRLVTDGGWTTVIRADGSVEWIPPPLLDTGQARTNLYHHPEHILDE
- a CDS encoding NINE protein, coding for MTDQPPYGVDPGSIPPPPPGAGPYPPPYPPPAYPGAYYDPAAPYGRHPLTGEPFSDKSKVVAGLLQLLGLFGLVGIGRMYLGYTGLGIAQLLVGLVTCGLGAVIWGIVDAILLLTDKVRDPQGRPLRDGT
- a CDS encoding DUF2752 domain-containing protein gives rise to the protein MALKTAQYSAIGTGAVLAGSLLYIGLADPHRPGFLFPGCPFRMLTGLNCPACGGLRMTHDLLTGNVGAAVVDNVFLLVGLPILLTWLVVRWRRGQKLMPTAATVTVVAAAALWTVVRNWPGFPLVPTFIGV